The following are encoded together in the Bos taurus isolate L1 Dominette 01449 registration number 42190680 breed Hereford chromosome 10, ARS-UCD2.0, whole genome shotgun sequence genome:
- the LIN52 gene encoding protein lin-52 homolog isoform X3, protein MGRVRKSFICVTSWLSSISNHRTQISRLLGTDLEASLLSFEKLDRASPDLWPEQLPGVAEFAASFKSPITSSPPKWMAEIERDDIDMLKELGSLTTANLMEKVRGLQNLAYQLGLDESMNSFSIRL, encoded by the exons ATGGGGAGAGTAAGGAAATCGTTTATTTGTGTAACATCATGGCTCAGTAGCATCAGTAATCATAGAACTCAAATCTCTAGACTTCTAG GGACAGATCTAGAAGCATCTTTGCTAAGTTTTGAAAAACTTGACCGGGCTTCACCAGACCTTTGGCCAGAACAAT taccAGGTGTTGCTGAATTTGCAGCTTCCTTCAAAAGT CCTATTACTAGCTCTCCACCCAAATGGATGGCTGAAATAGAACGTGATGACATCGACATGTTGAAAG AACTGGGGAGCCTCACCACAGCTAACTTGATGGAGAAGGTACGAGGCCTTCAGAACCTGGCCTATCAGTTGGGGCTGGATGAGT
- the LIN52 gene encoding protein lin-52 homolog isoform X5 — MGRVRKSFICVTSWLSSISNHRTQISRLLGTDLEASLLSFEKLDRASPDLWPEQLPGVAEFAASFKSPITSSPPKWMAEIERDDIDMLKELGSLTTANLMEKPER; from the exons ATGGGGAGAGTAAGGAAATCGTTTATTTGTGTAACATCATGGCTCAGTAGCATCAGTAATCATAGAACTCAAATCTCTAGACTTCTAG GGACAGATCTAGAAGCATCTTTGCTAAGTTTTGAAAAACTTGACCGGGCTTCACCAGACCTTTGGCCAGAACAAT taccAGGTGTTGCTGAATTTGCAGCTTCCTTCAAAAGT CCTATTACTAGCTCTCCACCCAAATGGATGGCTGAAATAGAACGTGATGACATCGACATGTTGAAAG AACTGGGGAGCCTCACCACAGCTAACTTGATGGAGAAG